TAACGCCAAAGATAAGGGGCGGCGCTTCGCGCCGCCCCTTATCTTTTGGGTTTTATGTTCTAAGCAAAACCTTGTAATGCAGAAATTTGCATGAATTACTTGACCTTATACTATGGTATAAGGTCTACACTTGTAACCGTTGGATGGAAAAAGCAAAGATGTCAATGCTGCAAGTCGGTGAAGTCTCTCGCAAATTGGGTTTAAATCCTCAGACGCTTTATTTCTACGAGCGAATTGGCTTAATTCCCTCTCCTCTTAGAACTGAGGCGGGATATCGCTTGTTTAGTCAAGAAGATGTAGATCGCTTAGCTTTTATCACCCAGACTAAGGCGATGGGTTTGAGTCTAGATGACATCAGAGAAATTTTGGCGGTCAAAGACGGAAAGTTCCCCGCTTGTCAGGCTGTGCATGATTCTCTGCTTAAAAAAGCCAAAATGATTGAAGAGACAATCCAGCAACTGCAAATACTGCATGACGAACTTTTGCCACTGATTGATCACTGTAAACAACATATCGAATGCCAAGATTGTCCGAACTCACAGGAATCTTGTGCTGATGTAGACGATCCGCGTCATGGTTTCCAGCAATCTTGTAGTGCTTGGCAGGGACGTACTGAAATGTCTTCAGTGAGCAGTCAATAAATAATTTCCATTATCTCCATAGTGGTTTTAATTTTTACGTAGGCAAAATCAAAAGTCCTGTATTAAAAATATTAGTTATAAACTATGACCAGACTATTCTCAGATCTTCTCTATCCATCTAGTGAAAACAATCCTAACCCTTTAAAACTAAGTTGGCCAGCAATCGTATTTTTTACAATTTTCCATTCTTTAGCTCTATTAGCTCCTTGGTTCTTCTCATGGTCAGCTTTAGGCGTGACTCTGATATTGCATTGGTTTTTAGGAAGTATTGGGATTTGTTTGGGATACCATCGTCTGCTGAGTCATCGTAGCTTTCAAGTCCCTAAATGGCTAGAATATGCGATCGCTCTAGTTGGAGCCGCCGCAGTTCAAGGAGGTCCAATCTTTTGGGTAGCAGGGCATCGTTTACACCACGCGCATACTGAAGATGTAGAGAAAGATCCTTACTCGGCTCGTAAAGGATTTTGGTGGAGTCATATGTTGTGGCTGTTCTATCCTAAAGAAGAGTTCTTTAATCCTACGCTGTACCGCAAATATGCGCCTGAAATGGCTCGCGACCCTTTCTATCTATGGCTAGATAAGTATTATCTACTATTACAAATTCCTCTAGGAGTGGCGTTATATCTCCTTGGTGGTTGGTCTTATATCATTTGGGGCATGTGTGTGCGCTCAGTTTTACTATGGCATAGTACTTGGTTTATCAACTCGGTTACGCATATGTGGGGATATCGCACGTTCGAGACTAATGATAATTCACGGAATCTCTGGTGGGCGGCGATCGTTACCTATGGCGAAGGCTGGCACAATAACCATCATGCCTATCCCCATGTTGCCAAAGCAGGTTGGCGCTGGTGGGAAGTTGATGTCACTTGGTGGGCTATCCAATTGCTAAGAAGCTTGGGGTTAGCCACAAAGGTAATCATGCCTCCTGCACTTAAAAACTGATGTTACGTGGAACTCAGATGATAAATCTCTTGTTGCTAGCACAACAGGGCAACCACGGGGGGATTGCCCCTACTCCAATAATTTAGATTTTTGTAGGGCTGTGCCACAGGGCAAGCCCTAGACTTAGATGATCGTAGGGATTCTATCCACGTAACATCAGTTAAAAATTAAGAAAGGTGAGATGCAAAGCATCTCACCTTTTTTATAGGAATATACCAAAACAGAAAATGGCGTAGCCATTTTCTGTTTTGGTATATCATCTTGCTAATAGGAGCATTTTTGAGAGATTTTATGCTTAAGCTGGCGATCGCTTATTTAAGAGTATTTTTAAGAGCCTCACTAATTTTTTGCCTACTGGGCTGTCCCATTCTTCTAACCTTTGACAGTCCCGTTCAAGCTGGTAAATTCATGGCTTCTCTAGTCTTTGATACGGCAAATGATCCAGTTGAGGTTGCAGCTATCTATGACACCTCCTATTCCACCCAGAAAACTCTTGTGAAGTCTTTGAAAGTCAGCAATAAGCTCATGAAAAAAGCTACGGGGTTTAAAGGATTTTCTCTGCTCCAAAGTCAAGATGGTAAACAAATAATTGCGCTCTCTCAATGGCAAGATCTACCTAGCTATCAGGCTTATGTCCCACCTTTAGCCGCCGACTTTAGTAAGTCCAAAAGTTCAGAGGGCTTAACTGCACCTCCTGCTCCTAGCCAAACCCTCGTATTTGAAGTTGTAAATGCTCAGACCGCGATCGCAGGTGCGACTCCAGCCCTTCGCGGTAAAGAGGCTGTTGTCCGACTGACTCAATTAGCTCCAAAAAGTCCTGAAATGCGATCGCAGATTCTGACTAGCATGGAAGAGATGGTTCCCTCTATTTTACAAAATCAGCCGATTCCGCAGTCAGTGCTCTTGTTGAAGAGTTTGGATAGTGATGATTTGGTATTGATGACGAATTGGAATTGTAGCGCTATGTTTGAGGATGTCGGCAAACCTGAAGCGATCAACCTAAGCAGTGATTTAATGGAACTAGTAGATAATAAACAGAACATTTACAACGTTACAAGCATTATTCCTGCGGAAGTAAAAAAGGCTAAAAAAAGCAAATAAAAATTATAAGTGTCAAATGGGTCTTTTGGGCAAGATTCATTTGAAAAGCTTCATTTAATCTTACAGAGGTAATAAAGCCACATATCAATGTTGTCGCTTAACTCTTGTGGCGTAGTGAGTTCCAAACCACTTTTCCAAGAATACATTGTGACATTGCCAAAATCTGCTTTTAATTGATTGAGTTGCTCCTGTGGTCTAACGTAATACTGCTTTAATCGGAAGTTATGGGATTCATCTCGAATAATTTCATAGTCAGAAGATTTGAGCTGTTGAGGGGAAATAGAACGATTAAAGAAGCGTAGAATTCCCCACATGACCAAGTTAACATAGGTAGTTAGAGGGTTTAGGCTAATCTGCTTTCGCCAGTTAAATTCTCGTTCTAGCCCCAGTAAACTATGGCTTGAGAAAAAGAAATATCCTCCCGACTTCCCAATTCGGCTGACCTCTTGCAATACCTGCAATCGATCTAAATGGGAAAGAGCATCAAGTCCATTAAAGCTAAATAAAATAAAGTCGAAAGAATTATCTGCAAACTGACTCATATCTTTCGCATCGCCCACTGCAAACTCTCTTGACTGAGAAGAAGATGCAGAAAACGGTGGGAAGCGTTTCTGGCAAGCCGTAATCATCTCTGGAGAATAATCAATCCCCACATATTCTTGAACAATTCCAGAAAAATGTTGAGTAGTGCGTCCTCCCCCCACACCAATATCTAGCATTTTTATACTTGCCCATTCATCGCTTAGAAGATCGAGAATGGTTTGTTCAGCAGGTTGTAGTTGGCATAACTGGCTATAGTGTTGAACAATTTCACGAGCTGTATAAACTTGATGATTATGCTCAAACATAAATCACTATGTTTGAAGAAGAATTCTCGCGGGTTACTTGCATTAAAAAATAAAAGAATTAGGTTCATCAACATACCATTTTGCAGGCAACAACTGTCGAGGAGATCGATATAGCAATGGTAAGTTTTGCTTAGGACAAATCAAAACCCAAAAGATGAGTGGCGGCGCGAAGCGCCGCCACTCATCTTTTGGGTTTTATGTCCTAAGCAAAACTTACCATTGCTATAGATGCAGCAACTACCGATCAAACGAACCACAAGAAAAAAATGAAAGCGTTGCGAAGCAACGCTTTCATTTTTTTCTTGTGGTTGAGCGCAACGTGATGTAAATCTCTAATTGGGCTTCAAGTCCTCTGGAGCGACTGTTCTAATTTACGTGACCTTTGGTAAGGTCACTAATTCTTTAAGTCGTAGAAGTATCGTCCTCGCCGTCTAATTCTACGATTTCTGGTGTTTCAGGAGCTAATTCCTCAACATTAGTATCAGTAGCAGTTAACGCCACATCACCATTGAGAATTTCTGCTTCTT
This genomic stretch from Pseudanabaena galeata CCNP1313 harbors:
- a CDS encoding heavy metal-responsive transcriptional regulator, which gives rise to MEKAKMSMLQVGEVSRKLGLNPQTLYFYERIGLIPSPLRTEAGYRLFSQEDVDRLAFITQTKAMGLSLDDIREILAVKDGKFPACQAVHDSLLKKAKMIEETIQQLQILHDELLPLIDHCKQHIECQDCPNSQESCADVDDPRHGFQQSCSAWQGRTEMSSVSSQ
- a CDS encoding acyl-CoA desaturase, with the translated sequence MTRLFSDLLYPSSENNPNPLKLSWPAIVFFTIFHSLALLAPWFFSWSALGVTLILHWFLGSIGICLGYHRLLSHRSFQVPKWLEYAIALVGAAAVQGGPIFWVAGHRLHHAHTEDVEKDPYSARKGFWWSHMLWLFYPKEEFFNPTLYRKYAPEMARDPFYLWLDKYYLLLQIPLGVALYLLGGWSYIIWGMCVRSVLLWHSTWFINSVTHMWGYRTFETNDNSRNLWWAAIVTYGEGWHNNHHAYPHVAKAGWRWWEVDVTWWAIQLLRSLGLATKVIMPPALKN
- a CDS encoding class I SAM-dependent methyltransferase; the encoded protein is MFEHNHQVYTAREIVQHYSQLCQLQPAEQTILDLLSDEWASIKMLDIGVGGGRTTQHFSGIVQEYVGIDYSPEMITACQKRFPPFSASSSQSREFAVGDAKDMSQFADNSFDFILFSFNGLDALSHLDRLQVLQEVSRIGKSGGYFFFSSHSLLGLEREFNWRKQISLNPLTTYVNLVMWGILRFFNRSISPQQLKSSDYEIIRDESHNFRLKQYYVRPQEQLNQLKADFGNVTMYSWKSGLELTTPQELSDNIDMWLYYLCKIK